TATTCCCCTCTGATTGCAGTCCAAGATTGATCCACCAGTTCCTGTTCAAGCTGACGCGACCCAAGTTCTGGCATGCCTAGTAACGCATACTGGTGAGTTCACGTACGACCCGGAACAAAAGCAGACTGACAGACCTGGTGGTTCCGTCGGCACTAAGCCCTTTTCAAGCGGGAGGCGACCAAGCTAGAGAATGCGGCCTTGGTACGGTTCCTGGTGAGGAAACCTAATTTCCGGTGCTACGAGCAGCACCGGAACATCATCCTGCCCAAGCTTCCGTGCTACTTCAGTCTCACCGAAGCGATTCACACCCTCAAGTGGATCTTCGGCCCTCAAACGTCCGAAAACAGCCTGCTGCTGGAAAACCTCCAAGGCGGGTTTTTGTAAGCGTCTGTTTCATTCCGGTCCACGACCACACATCAACAACCAACACTTCCCATATCCCGTTCCGTTGGCCTCAGTCAAACCAACTTGGTTACCGTGGCCAAGCGTTAATATTCCGATATCCGTCTCGTACTGGTCTAGCCTAGACATCTCCCTTTCGCTCGTTTCCATCCAGTCCAGGTCAGTCGGATTACGTCGTACCCGGCCAATACCGCAAAGTGGCCACTCTTCCGCGAAGGCGCACTGATCGTTCTCAAAAACAATCAACAAAAAACAGCTGATTCCAATCCAACATAAATATTTACAAGCAAGCAGTGTTgcgaaaaaagtttattttacgcAATAACGAGGGGTCCTTCAATTTTACCGTGACTTTGGACATTCACGGTTGTTTCACGGTTCACGGTGCGGAACACTTTTTGCGAAGGTTTTTCCACCGAGTGTCTTGTCGTGTCGTcgatgatatgctactaagtgtccggatttcgaatcatgacgttataaccATTTCAACCGGTAACTTTATTTTTGAGTGAAGGATTGTCATCTTACGATTTATAAAACaacttaatttataaaaaaaagtgttatggtTTTCTCGCTAAATTAAATTGCTCAGGCTATGATGGTTTCAGAACATAATACAAtgtaatcatatttttttttaaagttaagtcTTATaaccacagacaacagacgtagcaGCTAGAAcaacataatttgaaaatcgtgtgTAAAAACACTAACGCAATCTCGTAGTCTATTGCTACTTGCAAGAATAAGCCTGAATGTAGACTGCAGTGCACTACAGTCTCCGCAGGAGCCGTCTTCTGATTCTCACCAACTTAATTTTGATGATACatagttttctttttaaataaatttaattttatgctCTGAAATTAACTAACTTTTATCTGAAGCGATACTCAAAATAATTACTTTCgacatttcaaaactatttttgatcaacatacCAATTTTCTGGACGAAAAGAGGCATCAAACTTTTGATGAGAGTGAGAATACGGCCAATCACGTGCTTTTCAATGTTGTAGTTTACACTTAAGAGCAGGGCGAGAGAGTTGTCAAATCTCCTCTGCGACGACAGCGCCACAAATGGCTTGCCATTCTCAATAAAACCGTTGCATGTTTTTACacagggggatgctaaaggccgccatcttggctgGTTGAGATTAATAACGCGCGCAAACTGcacacagtgaaaacaaaagtattgttttattaataattcattatttgttataagaattgctgtagaaaaactcaaattacacagtagttaaataaaacgtttcatgtgataaaagtacaactttaaattAGGTCATTggcccgatgtgtgcttaataatcttaactttagtagtttattttgcaaataaattgataaaaatcacttcaaaaacatacactaacttttaaacgtacattgcggtaaaattGTACTTAAAACAATAATcactttatttccattttatgcctgcagtttttgtactttttttacagtgcggatttgctttgttttggttccgcAACGAACAGCTTTTCTTTTTTCTGGTGCCTAAGTTGACAGCTAcattttgttctggtgccgaagttgacagcttgtgatggctacgggcgagctgcctgtagtgagatatagatgtcgcccccctgTTTTTACACAAGGTGGTTATCGAGCcaaaacgtctgttgtctgtgttaTAACCTTTAAGTCAGATTTAAATTAGTCTACCTTAAATTTACGCATATTTTCGaaactcattttatcaaaacccAACAACTTCGCCTCCTTTACGGAAATCTGCATTGGCATATATTCCAGTACCATTCTGCGCGATACCACAAACTATGGACCCTCTTTCACGATACCTAAAGGTTTTGTGACCCTTTGATTCTAACCCTTGCAGAACTCCCTGAAAAGTCAAACATTTTTAGTTTACGTTTGTATATAATGTACAGAGACATTCTTacgtccaaatttccaaattcgtATTGTAGCGCCATTGGAATCAACTGGTGATGTATGCGAGGGGTGTCAACAGCTTCTTTAATGTCGTTATTGAACCACAACATTTTGATAATTATCTAAAATTAAGGAATAAAATATAatgcaacatttaaaaaaaatcataaatatacagcaattcccaacgaaaacaacaaaagttctccgatcgtgctccatttttttctggggtttctttggccgaaataattagccccttttttgtttggccattagggtgacctacaccgcgttagggtggtctgaataatggcaattttcgtcgattttcgcaaaaaacacatttttcaaaaaatcataactccacaccatttcaaccgattttagctgtcttgggcttaaaagtttcaaatatctatcctaacatttgaaaaggtcaagtgaaaactttaaatgctcttttgaaggtctcgggaccaaagagccaatgtcttaaaacatttttatcagattcctcgaaaatttttacataacatatcgaaaaatggtgaagttatgttttcaatattacGAGATacgactttctgaaaaaaaattgggtttcTCGTcgcgaaaacggcaaaaaatctGGGTAAGAtctacactgaaaatacgccacactTTTTACACAGTGCTTTTTATTCAaatgcccaaacacttgaatgattgaatatAGCCACACTTGAAATTTCCgtgattggccatgaaatgatgtcaatagccaaacacttgaattttaaatggtgttgaaaaaaaaaagtacgtacaagcgatttacaggttctcgcttgctagtcgtgcacgctaccactgcgccggccggccagttgaagACGGGAGAGTTTTTGTGCTATTCGTTCTTGCCTCGCTTCTAGCCTTCGATGAAAGTCgcgcaaaaatcaatcagtgaaacacattaaattcatgtggataatcacgttgactttgaatagtgcctgttttgggtagatcttaagatcatgttcaagtgttttgctcatcactttgaatagttcaagacggtgggacaaattcatgagcaaaacacttgaaaagcttgagccacccgaatgaaaataacatgttaaaaataccaaaaagtcaaccgcccaaacacttgcatttgatagtggtttggatttatgttgaaacaaaaaccaattagatctacgatgtgactttattcaatcattGAAGTGTTTGGGCACATGAATAAAAAGTGTGGAATATTTTCAGTGATAAATAGAGTtatttacgtgcgcatgtattgtgtgtacgtacacgaaaaaagtgaggttaaattttgtccggccagcaaaataaaatggtgcgctagtgtgcgtacgcgaaacgtcatataaagcatgtttgggtacaaaagtttttgtaattgaaagaagtaCCCAAAcatgcacgcagaaaaatgaggcatatttgaatcaacaaaacattttgttgatttgaaaatcaagatttttgttgaatcaacgctaaacgtcaaagcaactttttcaaaacaacaaaagatttttgtggaattgaaaaaatcaaggtttgtttcaacgcaaaatcggcgttgattatattcaacacaaattttgttgaatcaaacctcgtacaggctgatcgtacaaaatatttttctgcgtgtgtataggtcatcgctgaaattttcaagttatcgcagttttagtgaaaaaagtagattttttgccgttttcgtcattttcccgtttttgaaaaatgtggttctTGCTGCTGTGGAGACTGAGTTTCCCACGTGTCGGGAACCCCAACGCTACCGAGCCACCACCAGACTGGTCGACCGCTGCTGAGGAACTGCCTGTGCTGCCGAACGCTGACAGCTATGTGTGCTGACGTGCGGAGGCAGGGGGTTGACATCCATGCACACATATTGAGATCCATAGACAGGGGGGCGCTATGCGGGCCCACACATCTCCCCCCttctctagaaaaaaaataataaagcaaCGCTGGTGCTTCTCATTTGAGGGGACCTTCTTGCTGAAAACTGACATGTACTCTCCTCTAAGATTTAGAATCAGGACAAggatataattttcaaatcattttggaGACGCTAATTTGGTGCCGACACCCTAGCAGCCACCACGATGGACACGCCTCGATTATCCTTTCTTTTGATGTATTTTCCAACTCATTTttacaaaaccatttttttcttctctctttcTTCCACTTGTTCGTTATGGTACCATACACTTTTTTATTAATGACTAGTGAATGTATCTCTCCACTCTTTTCTACTTTCACTCTTTCCTTACCTTTACCAGGCATGACCTTTCAGCGAGTGTTCACCGGTCGTtgcggcctttcagtgagatcACAAGccagaagggcctttcagtgagagctcacaagccgttgttgaatcgttgcggcctattcagtgagttcacaagccggaagggcctttcagtgagagctcacaagccgttatTGAATCGTtgtggcctattcagtgagttcacaagccggaagggcctttcagtgagagcttacaagccgttgttgaatcgttgcggcctttcagtgagatcACAAGccagaagggcctttcagtgagagctcacaagccgttgttgaatcgttgcggcctattcagtgagttcacaagccggaagggcctttcagtgagagctcacaagccgttgttgaatcgttgcggcctattcagtgagttcacaagccggaagggcctttcagtgagagctcacaagccgttgttgaatcgttgcggcctttcagtgagatcACAAGccagaagggcctttcagtgagagctcacaagccgttgttgaatcgttgcggcctattcagtgagttcacaagccggaagggcctttcagtgagagctcacaagccgttgttgaagtcgttgcggcctattcagtgagttcacaagccggaagggcctttcagtgagagctcacaagccgttgttgaagtcgttgcggcctattcagtgagttcacaagccggaagggcctttcagtgagagctcacaagccgttgttgaatcgttgcggcctattcagtgagttcacaagccggaagggcctttcagtgagagctcacaagccgttgttgaatcgttgcggcctttcagtgagatcACAAGccagaagggcctttcagtgagagctcacaagccgttgttgaatcgttgcggcctattcagtgagttcacaagccggaagggcctttcagtgagagctcacaagccgttgttgaatcgttgcggcctattcagtgagttcacaagccggaagggcctttcagtgagagctcacaagccgttgttgaatcgttgcggcctttcagtgagatcACAAGccagaagggcctttcagtgagagctcacaagccgttgttgaagtcgttgcggcctattcagtgagttcacaagccggaagggcctttcagtgagagctcacaagccgttgttgaatcgttgcggcctattcagtgagttcacaagccggaagggcctttcagtgagagctcacaagccgttgttgaatcgttgcggcctttcagtgagatcacaagccggaagggcctttcagtgagagctcacaagccgttgttgaatcgttgcggcctattcagtgagttcacaagccggaagggctttcagtgagagctcacaagccgttgttgaaccgttgcggcctattcagtgagttcacaagccggaagggcctttcagtgagagctcacaagccgttgttgaatcgttgcggcctattcagtgagttcacaagccagaAGGGCCTtccagtgagagctcacaagccgttgttgaatcgttgcggcctattcagtgagttcacaagccaggAGGGCCTTCCAGTGAGatctcacaagccgttgttgtctTTTCGTAAGTCGTTATGTAAACATTCACAAATCCTTCCTCCACAGGCCTGACTGAAGATATTCACAAGCCATCTCTACGCCAGGCATGAGTGAACATTCACAAGTCTTCACTTCAACAGGCCTTTTACTTAACATCCACAAGCCATAACTACGCCAGGCATAAATGGAAATTCACAAGCCTCCAATTCTACAAGCCTTTCAGTGAACATCCACGAGCCATCTTTACGCCAGGCATAAGTGGACATTCACAAGCTCCGTCACCTAAAACTTTCCAGTGAATATCTACAAGCAATCTCCTCTTTTAAAACGTCAAACAGTTTCCTTCGACCACTTCCTAACGGTCCTTTTACAACCATCCTCATCGCACAATCCGCGTTATTTTATACTGTATTCAGCAATCAGGTGCTTTAATTACAAAAGAAGACACATCTTGTTcataacattctcaaaaatcatgcgaaaacaaaaacaaatgattttttttgcagacaAACCAAGAAAACTGTACAGATATTGAAAGTCTGACACCCCTGCCGACCTGTCATTTCTTTCTCCCTCTCAcgcaattcaatttttttgactCCTCTCTCCTCGTCCCTCTACCTTCTCCTTGACCACattccaaaaaacaaaacactgcCCACCACAAGAATGCGTCACAGCCTTTTTTTAAAACTCACCTGCCCACCgcgctgagaaaaaaaaacacaagattTCACCAGAAAAGAAATCTTTCTTCTGGCAGGATTCGCCATTGTGGAGACTGAGTTTCCCACGTGTCGGGAACCCCAACGCTACCGAGCCACCACCAGACTGGTCGACCGCTGCTGAGGAACTGCCTGTGCTGCCGAACGCTGACAGCTATGTGTGCTGACGTGCGGAGGCAGGGGGTTGACATCCATGCACACATATTGAGATCCATAGACAGGGGGGCGCTATGCGGGCCCACACAGCTgcaatcgacgaaaattgccaattttcggaccaccctaatggccaaacaaaaaaaaatacgggtctaattatttcggccaaggaacccccagaaaaatgtgtagcccgatcggagaacttttttatcgaatcatgctgttttcgtggggaattgctgtatagaacTATAAGGGGAAGGTGGAGCAAGTGTAAcgagctaaggaaatgctcgttaaaacccattaaaaaaattaaataaatcattcGGATGATttgataatcatcttattccaggtcttgactaagattTTGATAGAACAGGTttctaaaaaatccattttttttactaaaaaaaacttattgtaaaaatattgatttttcgtgcgatctactcaactagtggggcaagacgaacaacacGTTGGGGCAAGAGAAACATTGCATGGAACAACATGTTAATTCGCttacaattgaactgttatcacttagacacatcagattagaatgtatttgaacgGTTATGTCATTTTGATAACATGAACTTAAAAACGAGCCCTAAGTCTTATTTTGGGCTTTCTAaatgttataagaaaacaaaggatttgaaaaataacacaATTCAATCTTGTGTTCCGAGGCGTTTACGtagttttggcggttatgtggtagttgttgttgtttattttattaacgtgactttaacctagagaGGTCATTCGTCACTTATATGTGGTAGTAGCAttaactaattgcattgctagtaaCAATTCCTCATATTGGAAATATTGGAAATAGTAAGAATAACgatcgtacgagcgattgttcctcttgccccatatggtcgtcttgccccaccttcccctaagtAAAAACAAGAAATCACTTTCAAAAATACCATTGCAACTGCCGTTGTTATTTTTGTACCCCCAGCTGCTCCAACTACCAATTTGACATTTCCGTCTTtccctaaaaaaaatgtttttaaaataataattttatatttccaCTTTTTATTTTCACCATTTTATCACAGATAATCCGTGCCATCATACCTACAACAATCGTTGGTGCCATCGAGGAAAGGGCTCTTTTCTGTGGCTGGTGAGTGATAAATATTGTTAATAATTTatgcaaaatagaaattttatggCAACTAAACCTGAATATAATTTCGCTCCGACCCCGGTAGTccaaaataattcaataatccCGGCGAAGAAAAATCATCCATCCCACTGTTGACAATGATGCCTGTTCGATTACCAGTCATTGCAGCCCCAAAACTAgtgttgtaataaaaaaaaaaaatgtaatgcaaTGAGTTAAATCAGGTTTTttcaaatacaattttcaaatatcttcgaaatctttttttttactcactAGAAGTTAACTGAACTGGTTACAGATATAGCATCTCCATTGGGTCCtaaaacagataaaaatatGAATGTGGTGTTCGTAGGGTTTAAACATTCTTAACATTgatacaaaataataaataaaaacacaaagtaataaaaaaactctaagaACCGATAAAAAATAAAGgctcttggggaaagttgtagagcatcttTCAGAGTgttcgaatatgaatccggtttaagTACAGCGTGATGcgtgaattttataaatatcaaaatccaaaaaaatggttttccccatacaaattcccatagaaaattgaatggctttgcgcaaagtgaggactaaaccaatcgttcccaaactttggggagttgtttaggaccccaaaaggaac
This is a stretch of genomic DNA from Culex pipiens pallens isolate TS chromosome 1, TS_CPP_V2, whole genome shotgun sequence. It encodes these proteins:
- the LOC120425633 gene encoding scoloptoxin SSD20-like, whose amino-acid sequence is MLQKFLQFFVLLQQLVKNLTSSEYAENIRLTIDENSTKDGPQDYGGQFYIKDSHGTAHISVLGPNGDAISVTSSVNFYFGAAMTGNRTGIIVNSGMDDFSSPGLLNYFGLPGSERNYIQPQKRALSSMAPTIVVGKDGNVKLVVGAAGGTKITTAVAMIIIKMLWFNNDIKEAVDTPRIHHQLIPMALQYEFGNLDGVLQGLESKGHKTFRYRERGSIVCGIAQNGTGIYANADFRKGGEVVGF